In Mytilus galloprovincialis chromosome 1, xbMytGall1.hap1.1, whole genome shotgun sequence, the following are encoded in one genomic region:
- the LOC143056396 gene encoding uncharacterized protein LOC143056396 isoform X2 — translation MLKERIKSLENNVSSCCNEVKELKIIVTGILKSLSTTTTAAVPITTPTFIFPTTTTITTTQAPTTTTTTTPAPTTTTEPVPTSFQGCEPNQFKCISTDRCLPLAFRCDGINDCDDESDERNCDCNEFQFTCESDQRCIPIDKKCNNEFDCADRSDESKCETTVQCPEGLFKCKNGKCISRHLQCNDDDDCGDESDEQNCEIDIEGTGDQELRGDVPYSVR, via the exons ATGTTAAAAGAAAGAATAAAG AGTTTAGAAAATAACGTATCATCATGTTGTAATGAAGTGAAAGAACTAAAAATCATAGTTACAGGAATATTAAAATCTTTAAGTACTACTACAACTGCCGCTGTACCAATTACTACACCTACCTTCATTTTTCCAACTACAACAACAATTACTACGACACAAGCGCCAACAACAACAACTACGACGACGCCAGCGCCAACAACAACAACAGAACCTGTACCAACATCGTTTCAAG GTTGTGAACCAAATCAGTTTAAGTGTATAAGTACAGATAGATGTCTCCCACTGGCATTTAGATGTGATGGTATCAATGATTGTGATGATGAAAGTGATGAACGTAATTGTG ATTGTAACGAGTTCCAGTTTACATGTGAATCTGACCAGCGTTGTATTCCCATAGATAAAAAATGTAACAACGAATTTGATTGTGCTGATAGATCAGACGAAAGCAAAT GTGAGACAACTGTCCAATGTCCTGAaggtttattcaaatgcaaaaacGGAAAATGCATCAGTAGACATTTACAATGTAATGATGACGATGACTGTGGCGATGAAAGTGACGAACAGAACTGTG aaattgatATTGAAGGCACAGGTGACCAAGAACTCCGAGGAGACGTACCATACTCTGTTCGCTAG